A window from Kovacikia minuta CCNUW1 encodes these proteins:
- the rnc gene encoding ribonuclease III codes for MVLPYPHRQKQLQNLVQKLGLPAREAIQWNLLDLALTHPTISSKENYEQLEFVGDAVVRLAAAELLLEKYPALPVGEFAAIRSVLVSDRVLAKIAASYNLDRYLLMADSALKDTLGQESRLAEAFEAVLAALYLSNHSLKLIRPWLDPHLQQLITEIRQDPARQNYKAALQEWSQSRYKTLPEYRVTQEEQKHGASHRFVAEVWLRGERLGQGSGRSIKAAEQEAAQAAFQSVRAAYPTEEME; via the coding sequence CAAAAGCTTGGATTGCCTGCACGGGAAGCAATTCAGTGGAACCTGTTGGATCTGGCACTGACCCATCCAACAATTTCGTCTAAGGAAAACTACGAACAATTGGAGTTTGTGGGTGATGCGGTTGTGCGGCTTGCAGCAGCAGAGCTTTTATTAGAAAAATATCCTGCCCTGCCTGTAGGGGAGTTTGCCGCAATTCGATCAGTGTTGGTCAGCGATCGAGTCCTGGCAAAAATTGCTGCCAGCTATAACCTCGATCGTTATTTGCTGATGGCTGATAGCGCTCTAAAAGATACCCTTGGTCAGGAATCCCGTCTTGCAGAAGCTTTTGAAGCAGTGCTGGCTGCGCTTTACCTAAGTAACCATAGTTTGAAGTTGATCCGTCCCTGGCTCGACCCCCACTTGCAGCAGTTGATTACAGAAATTCGGCAGGACCCTGCCAGACAAAATTACAAAGCGGCACTGCAAGAGTGGAGCCAATCCCGTTACAAGACGCTGCCTGAGTACCGGGTTACCCAGGAAGAACAGAAGCATGGAGCTTCCCACCGGTTTGTTGCCGAGGTCTGGTTGCGAGGGGAGCGGTTAGGGCAGGGAAGCGGACGTTCTATAAAAGCAGCGGAACAGGAAGCAGCCCAGGCAGCCTTTCAATCCGTTCGGGCAGCCTACCCAACTGAAGAAATGGAATGA
- a CDS encoding sensor histidine kinase produces the protein MIVSVARIESALEGLNGIRTLLVLLTLGLIAANLLATIYIARDLALPLEQLGSYALHIHRRRPLERAPKNFKIREMNQLAEALDRMVEQLEERAEELETAWQEAQVANQLKSDFLATTSHELRTPLNAIIGCVRLVREGCCDSREEELDFLQRADDASLHLLKIIDDLLNISKIEAGKVELNLQPVLIQELCQESLKMVQAGAEKKHLSLSMEVDPKLDQVTLDERRVRQMVINLLSNAVKFTPEGGQVRLRGWLGYGYDMAQDVRPDHSPINDSTPYLCLEVTDSGIGIPQERWHLLFRPFQQIDSSLTRKHEGTGLGLALTKRLAELHGGTLSFQSTPGKGSTFRIWLPAREPYSANGSGTTGEASETDISTNGTTNETSQPKDTPDHSISSVG, from the coding sequence GTGATCGTATCGGTCGCTCGCATTGAAAGCGCCCTTGAGGGTTTGAATGGAATAAGAACCTTACTCGTTCTGCTGACGTTGGGCTTGATTGCTGCCAATCTGCTGGCAACGATTTACATCGCCCGTGACCTGGCATTGCCCCTCGAACAATTGGGAAGCTACGCACTTCATATCCATCGTCGTCGTCCCCTGGAGCGGGCACCGAAGAACTTTAAAATTCGCGAGATGAATCAACTGGCAGAAGCCCTCGATCGCATGGTGGAGCAGTTAGAAGAACGGGCAGAGGAACTGGAAACCGCATGGCAAGAAGCCCAGGTTGCCAATCAGTTGAAAAGTGATTTTTTGGCGACGACTTCCCACGAACTCAGAACTCCCCTGAACGCTATCATCGGCTGCGTTCGTCTGGTTAGGGAAGGGTGCTGCGATAGCCGGGAAGAAGAACTGGATTTCTTGCAGCGAGCCGATGACGCTTCGCTTCACCTACTCAAGATTATTGATGATTTGCTCAACATTTCCAAGATTGAAGCGGGCAAAGTAGAACTCAATCTCCAGCCTGTCCTAATCCAGGAACTTTGCCAGGAGTCCCTCAAGATGGTTCAGGCAGGAGCAGAGAAAAAGCATTTATCTTTGTCGATGGAGGTCGATCCGAAGTTAGACCAGGTGACATTAGACGAACGTCGGGTTCGGCAGATGGTGATTAACCTCCTATCTAACGCCGTTAAATTCACACCAGAGGGAGGACAGGTCAGATTAAGAGGCTGGCTGGGTTACGGGTATGACATGGCGCAGGATGTCCGACCAGACCATAGCCCCATTAATGACAGCACCCCTTACCTCTGTTTAGAGGTTACAGATTCAGGGATTGGTATTCCCCAAGAGCGATGGCATCTGCTGTTTCGCCCCTTTCAACAAATCGACTCCTCATTGACCCGTAAGCACGAAGGCACAGGGCTTGGTTTAGCGCTTACCAAACGACTTGCCGAACTCCACGGCGGCACATTATCCTTCCAATCCACTCCTGGTAAAGGTAGCACTTTCCGGATCTGGCTACCCGCCAGGGAACCTTATTCTGCAAACGGTTCAGGTACAACAGGTGAAGCTTCTGAAACAGACATCTCTACCAACGGCACCACCAACGAAACTTCGCAACCCAAAGATACTCCCGATCATTCCATTTCTTCAGTTGGGTAG
- a CDS encoding RibD family protein — protein sequence MNDELWRTSSNPNSHPYLPHRLMADLDKHRPFVTVILAMSLDGKIADINRNPARFGSAEDKAHLEKQIARSDGVLFGAGTLRAYGTTLRVIQPSLLQERQHQGKPLQPVQIVCSRSALLDPNYPFFRQPVPHWLLTTHRGAQRWQTFPGFEKILVAETATEEIDWQAAFQQLTTLGLKQLAVLGGGELVASLLANGFIDEFWITICPLVLGGKSAPTLVEGLGFLEALAPRLQLLELQTQSDEVFLHYRVVRE from the coding sequence ATGAATGATGAATTGTGGAGGACAAGTTCCAATCCTAACTCCCATCCCTATCTCCCCCATCGCTTAATGGCTGATCTGGATAAGCACCGTCCCTTTGTAACTGTGATCCTGGCAATGAGCCTGGATGGCAAAATTGCAGACATCAACCGCAATCCTGCTCGATTTGGTTCTGCTGAAGATAAAGCCCATCTGGAAAAGCAGATTGCCCGCTCAGATGGGGTGTTGTTTGGAGCAGGGACTCTGAGAGCTTATGGAACAACCCTGCGAGTTATCCAACCCTCCCTTTTACAGGAAAGACAGCACCAGGGAAAACCCCTACAGCCGGTGCAAATCGTTTGCTCGCGATCGGCCCTTCTAGACCCAAACTATCCATTTTTTCGCCAGCCTGTTCCCCACTGGCTGTTGACCACTCACAGGGGCGCTCAACGATGGCAAACCTTCCCTGGTTTTGAAAAAATTTTGGTTGCAGAGACAGCCACAGAGGAAATTGACTGGCAGGCTGCTTTTCAACAACTCACCACATTAGGTTTGAAACAATTGGCAGTTTTGGGCGGAGGAGAATTGGTTGCCTCTCTACTGGCAAACGGATTCATTGACGAGTTCTGGATTACGATCTGTCCCCTGGTTTTAGGAGGCAAATCTGCGCCCACCTTAGTCGAAGGTCTGGGATTTCTAGAAGCCTTAGCCCCTCGACTGCAACTCCTGGAATTGCAAACACAATCCGATGAGGTGTTTTTGCACTACCGCGTGGTTAGGGAGTAG
- a CDS encoding GNAT family N-acetyltransferase, with translation MVEQLKPRYSVAWINRVAEIPQVEWDALAKPLKTPFFEWEWLNNMETSGSATARTGWLPNHLTVWRDRTLIAAAPLYVKGHSYGEFVFDHQWADLATRLGIEYYPKLLGMSPFTPAEGYRFLIAPGEDEDALTGLMVNAIDHFCDRNTISGCHFLYVDPEWQPVIERHGFSRWLHHSFIWQNQGYQTFDHYLDAFNANQRRNIKRERKAVKKAGLVLQTLTGEQIPKSHFSLMYNFYSDTCDKFGWWGSKYLTRKFFEHLHPHYSDRVVFVAAYSEQDLHHPVGMSFCLTKGTNLYGRYWGSHQEIDCLHFDACYYTPIEWAISQGIQMFDPGAGGRHKKRRGFPATPNHSVHRFYDPRFTQIFRSYISEVNEMEQREMDSINRDLPFKKNGESGMGSGEQGEECSKF, from the coding sequence ATGGTGGAACAACTTAAGCCTCGTTACTCAGTTGCCTGGATCAATCGAGTTGCCGAAATTCCCCAGGTGGAGTGGGATGCTTTGGCAAAACCGCTCAAGACACCTTTTTTTGAGTGGGAATGGCTGAATAATATGGAGACTTCTGGCAGTGCTACGGCGCGGACAGGCTGGCTGCCAAATCATCTGACGGTATGGCGCGATCGCACCCTGATCGCCGCCGCCCCGCTCTATGTAAAGGGTCACAGCTATGGGGAGTTTGTGTTTGACCACCAGTGGGCAGACCTGGCGACCCGGCTCGGCATTGAGTACTATCCCAAGCTATTGGGGATGTCTCCTTTTACTCCAGCGGAAGGATACCGTTTCCTGATTGCACCTGGGGAAGATGAGGATGCGCTCACCGGGCTAATGGTGAACGCGATCGACCATTTTTGCGATCGCAATACGATCTCTGGCTGCCATTTTCTTTATGTTGACCCGGAGTGGCAACCTGTCATTGAACGGCACGGCTTTAGTCGTTGGCTGCACCACAGCTTCATCTGGCAAAACCAGGGCTACCAGACCTTCGACCATTATCTGGACGCCTTCAACGCGAATCAACGGCGCAACATCAAGCGGGAGCGGAAGGCTGTGAAGAAGGCGGGTCTGGTTTTGCAAACCCTTACTGGGGAGCAGATCCCAAAGTCCCACTTTTCCCTGATGTACAACTTCTATAGCGACACCTGCGATAAGTTTGGCTGGTGGGGTAGCAAATACTTGACGCGTAAGTTTTTTGAGCATCTCCACCCCCACTACAGCGATCGCGTGGTATTTGTTGCAGCCTATAGTGAGCAGGATCTCCACCATCCGGTTGGGATGTCATTTTGCCTGACCAAGGGAACGAACCTCTACGGGCGCTACTGGGGTTCGCATCAGGAAATTGATTGTCTCCATTTTGATGCCTGCTACTACACTCCGATCGAGTGGGCAATTTCCCAGGGCATCCAGATGTTTGACCCCGGTGCGGGTGGACGCCACAAAAAACGGCGCGGCTTCCCCGCTACGCCCAATCATTCTGTGCATAGATTCTATGATCCCCGTTTCACCCAAATCTTTCGCTCCTACATCAGTGAAGTGAATGAGATGGAGCAACGGGAAATGGACTCGATTAATCGGGATCTGCCTTTTAAGAAAAATGGGGAGTCGGGAATGGGGAGTGGGGAGCAGGGGGAGGAGTGTTCTAAGTTTTGA